A stretch of DNA from uncultured Methanobrevibacter sp.:
ACATCCACTTACTTTTTCAACCCCAAACGTACACTGATACTATTAAAAAGTAATTATATTTCAATAAATTAAAAAATTAAATGAAAGCGGATGACTTCTCATCCACCATTATTATTTTTTCAATCCAAATCATTGAGAACAGTTCCTTTGGTTTCAGGAAATACCCAAATCCAAATACCCACAAGCAGGGCAAACAATGCGGCAATTGCAATACCATAACTCAAATCAAAGTATGATGCAACAGTTGTTATGATTACAGGAGTTATGAATTGCGCTCCACGTGCAAGGTTGAAAACCGTTCCAACGGCAGTATTTCTGATTTTTGTCGGGAACAGTTCCGAGAACAATGATCCAAATCCTCCAAAGAATCCTGTTCCAAAACCGGTTAGGAACATGAATACATAAAGCAAATCATGGACATGCTCAATTTGATTCCAGAAAATTGTTATCATTGATATTCCCAACGCCATGATGAAACTGTATATTGTAAATGCAGGACGCCTTCCAAGCTTTTCAGCTACAAAACCGAAAGTAGTATAACCTGTGAAATCACCACATTGGATCAAAATAACTCCAAATGTTGTGCTAAGCAATGCTAAACCTCTTTCCTGTTCAAGATAAGTCGGCAACCATGAATAAGTGTACCAATATGCAGACATTCCGAATATGCACAATACCAATGATATCAGGAATATCTTTCTGTGCTCCCTGCTAATCAATTCCTTGAATTGCTTTAGAATGCTCCTGTTAACGTATTTGTCTTTGTTTTGAATCCAGACGTCGGATTCATCAAGATATTTTCTTATGAAAATTATTGTAATTGCAGGAATTATTGAAACGAGAAAAGTCATTCTCCAACCAATGATAGGAGTCACCAATCCACCAACCATTGAAGCCAAAATAACTCCAACTGGTGCACCTGACTGCATGAAAGCACCAAATTTGGCCCTTAATTCATCAGGAAATGTTTCATTAATGTAGGTCTGACCGGTAGCCCATTCTCCACCAACACCCAATCCAGTGATAAATCTGAATATTAAAAGAGAATAGAAGTCCCACGTAAAGGCACACAATAGTGTTCCAATCGAATATATGATTATAGTCCATTGCAATACCTTTTTACGCCCATATCGATCTCCCAGCGCTCCAAAGATTATTCCACCAAAACCAGTGGCAAATAA
This window harbors:
- a CDS encoding MFS transporter, which encodes MPTFLVSQLQSSLHFSAEMLSLCLGMSLFATGFGGIIFGALGDRYGRKKVLQWTIIIYSIGTLLCAFTWDFYSLLIFRFITGLGVGGEWATGQTYINETFPDELRAKFGAFMQSGAPVGVILASMVGGLVTPIIGWRMTFLVSIIPAITIIFIRKYLDESDVWIQNKDKYVNRSILKQFKELISREHRKIFLISLVLCIFGMSAYWYTYSWLPTYLEQERGLALLSTTFGVILIQCGDFTGYTTFGFVAEKLGRRPAFTIYSFIMALGISMITIFWNQIEHVHDLLYVFMFLTGFGTGFFGGFGSLFSELFPTKIRNTAVGTVFNLARGAQFITPVIITTVASYFDLSYGIAIAALFALLVGIWIWVFPETKGTVLNDLD